In the genome of Xiphias gladius isolate SHS-SW01 ecotype Sanya breed wild chromosome 18, ASM1685928v1, whole genome shotgun sequence, the window ACGCTAGAAGAGGCCAACccaatcaaacacagaaataagaaaaacacacgGGGAAACCCCTGAGAATTCAGGTTGACAGAAATTTGTTCAAATACTAATACTCTAAACACTCTGTAATATCTGTGATATTTACCAGTCTCGATGAGGGTAAAAAGCACTGTGGGTAAGCAAAACCACCATTCTGAAAATACATCTCTAcctgtgaaaagtgaaaaaaaaaacaaaaaacacacactaacactcaaaatgcaaatgcatgGACATTTAAAACCCTATTTTATAGGTGCAGTCTGCAACCACTAAGTGGCACTGTAGGGAGGACTTATTTCAATATAGCGTGTGATGGCAAAAATACTTTAAGGAGATCTATTAACCCAAAGTGTCGTAAGTATATAGATAGTGTAAGCTCCCAGATCTCAGGTAAGTCAAGAGATACAATTCATTTACACAGAAACTACAAATCGTTTCACCAAGGAACTGCAACCTACAATTTTCTCACCTGGCTGCTCTCTTGCTGTGCCTGGTCCGACTGTTCAActgtttcttgttttccttcttcagtACCTgtacatgtcaaaaaaaaatacataaaaatgtaattatgtgATACCAACTATAAAGATAAAAcatgtagacaaaaaaaatctgaaacattttAAGTCATACCTGACTCCgcatcctcctcttccccattttcctcctcttcttcactgtcAGAGTACAATATACCTTTCTCTGCTCCATTAAGTTTGTCATGTCCTTCAGACTGAAGCAGTCTGCTGAGCCTCTTCTCATACAAGGCCCTGGTGGAGGCTAGCATAGGCAAACAATACTatagtcatttgtttttttaaagacaggGGAAAACAGAAGGTGAACGTGCATGGGGAATCCTATTTCTACGATGAAAACCAATTTCAAGATAGAATAAAGTGCAACCTCACCAACAATGGGCCCAGCTTTTTCCCCGTATTCTAGCAGCGCAGCCTTGAGGTCATCATCAGTCAGTCCACTTGGGTCGGGCATCTCCGCGTCCTCTGGATTCTCCCCCTTGtcctcacaaaaacaaaatttgttgAATTTACCGAATTCTGCTCAAGACGTGACAAAACGCAAACAGCTGGAGGCTTGCAGCTCAGAAATGTTTCCAATATTGTGTCAAAAATATTATGATGCCAAATCAACaaccacagaaaaacaggttAAGAAAGTGAAAGACAGGTTTGTGGTAAAGcccaaaaaaaagatatgaCAGTGCTTGTTTTATCAGCAGATAACAGTTTATCAGATATTATTATTGGCATACTGTATAGCTGTGATAAGTGATATGTAGGGATGCTACACTCCTGACCTAATGAAACGGATCTCGTATCAGACGTGATGTGACCGATCCAGACAAAATTCAGTTTCTTCATCAGTGTCATAAAATTAAGTGTTTCACAGTCAGCTGCCAAGTCGGTTTTTAATGCCGCATCAATCCCTGACTGCATGTTACCTTAAATAACAATGGTTCCGTGACTTCCGCACAGCGAGGTGTACAGgttgaggacgtagttgaaaactggtggaaccgctgtaaacagctactttcaatggaaagtatcTAAACTCTGCTCAAAAAGTCACACTTGTCAGACAAAGGAACAAGGATGATATAGTGACTGAAAAACGGTccattaagactaaatgttaaccagtagtcacttcaaagccattgccaagctgctgctctgcactgctaaaaatCCCGATTTTACAACAATCGTCTGTCAAaatcaatcacacacaaaacttAAGGACAACGGccgtgctgtgatttcagcagtatttacttgtaaaaatgaTCACTAGGGAgaaaagttagaagctcatttgTGTCCATGTCAGCAGCCGTGCCATCGATTGATTTTAACGCGTAgggaggtgtgcctgcagagggaaagccagACGTCGcgctcgcggggcaatactggcgactctcttccacggaaagtagctgaggtttgtccaaaatgttGCTACATTTGTCGCCAGGTGCTAGCgtgaaaaaaaagtggctgACGGGGTCTGAACAGTTTGGAAATGGAGCGACGAAGGCGGCGAGTTGGCCACACTGCCTGTGAATGCCACTCTCAGaacgtaatagaaactgtttgcaccagttcattttgacagagaaactggccaatggggaaactcaaACACTCGGCTGGCCAACCAATGGtttaacttcatcactcagtcagtcagtcagtcaacgACAGACTTACGCGTTTATAGCGCCagccccgctgttgcagtccacTCAAAAGGACACAGAATGACACAAAATTTAGGAAGAGGACTTGCAGCCATTTATAAACCACGTCAACATTATGTTTTGTCCATCAGACCCCACTGTATACTGTTTCCTACAACACAAACTGACAGAGCGGCATCTTACAGCTAAACCAGTATCGGCCCTGTCGAGAGTACTAATGTTATTATTCTTGAACTGTGAAGTACAATATAGACACGTTTATCACAGCTCCAGCTCCCCATATAAAAACATGAACGATCCCGTCGTAAAAAACACTCAAGTATCAGtacagctgcaactaataattatttttaactgattaatctgacaattgGTTTCTGATTTCCTTGATTAATCGTTCGCTCTGTGGAAAAACCAAGTGAAAAAATTACCATCAAAGTTTCCTAGTAACGTCTAAATATTGCTTGTCTTgcctgaccaacagtctaagacccaaatatattaaatttacaattatataaaaacagaaaaaaaaaaaatctgaaaattatCGTATTTGAAAAGCTGGAGCCGGTGAAcattttgcttgagaaatgactgaaagtataaattgattatcaatatagttgcagattaattttctgttagtCCACTAATAGAATcactgactaatcatttcagcactaaatAGCAGTGTCGGATCtaaatttttctaaatttgaaaCTCCACCGTGACTTAACAGTACAGTTGTTTTACGCAGTCCACTTAAACGGGCTTTCTACCCCAGGtcacagcacagaaaacaaattcGAGACTTCAAGTGCCGTGCTCTCTCCTCTGCACATAAATGAGTGTGACAGGTGTGGCGAGCATATTCACACGATTGCAACGGCGGCCCGCCAAGTACAGAAATGTCTCATGTAAATCTATACCAACTATACAGCTGGCGGCTGAGCGGTCAAGGACCTGCAGTGTGCAGCGGCAATCTGAGAGGTGTGTTCAGTAGCAGTGACCCAgatctccccctcctcccctccacagCCGCTGACCTTGCACAGCCTCGTTTTGAATCAGTTCAAATCAAGTGCCTTTGTGCACAACAGCCCCCTAATTGTCACATTGCGACTGCTGAAGTCCTTGGAGACAACATCGTTGGCATGTCTTTTACCGGGAAACAATGGCAGTGGGgagaaagtaactaagtacatttactaaagcACTGTACTTCGGTACagttctgaggtacttgtacttgagcaTCATAATTTAATGCTTCTTGACACTTTCTGATCTGATCCATTTATCTTCACAGCTTTATTCACCAGTTATTTTTCAgactaagaaaaacaaaaagcttatataaaacaaacaaaaaaaaaaaaaacgacaagtTGTTTAAGATTAAACCAGCGACTCACAACTTTTTTGGTTTGCGGccccatacaaaaaaaaaaaaaaaatggtgtgtCAACTTGGGGCCCTTTGTCGCATTCCAGatgttccaccaaagagacatttcctcTCTAAACTTTTCACATGTTCTAATTTTAATATCTCCAAACTATCcaatattttcacataaaattgaaaacagatttgtgtatcagcccccccccccttgtgaccctttggaggggtgCAATCCCTAAATTGGAGACCACTGGTTTAAACTACCTATTTgtgtataaagtagttaaaactaggTTTAACTCAAGAGGACTCAAGACTCAAGTGCAGGACTTTCCCTTGTTATGGAGTGTTTTTAGATGGtcgtattggtacttttacttaagttaacgatctgagtacttcttccaccacgTGCACAGGCGACAACTGAAAGGTTTGGGTCTTTTTCTCAGTCGACTAAGTTGGAAAACACTGTTCTGTAACTACTGGTCTTCCAAACTGATAATACAATATTATACTTAAGTTTGGCAGAGCGCGTTTTTCTCTGCAAAAGGtcaattgtggaaaaaaaaaaaaatacataaattgtgGCGACAAATCAGCAAAAGGTTGATCAACTCACAGTTACATCTTGTACCTGATCCTCCTCGTCGCTAGAAAAATCCGCTGCCCTTTTCCGATCGACGTGCTTCAAGTGCAACTCCACATAGACCTCCTTTTTGCTCCTGGCCGGTGGCAGCTCGACATTGTGGGCGACTAGCTCTGATCTCAGTTTAGATTTCGAGAGACGAGCGGGGTCCTCCACGAACACCGGCATGTCACAGGGACGACGCGGAGCGCAGAAAACCAAGTTTAACTGCGGTGCTTAGCCGCGCTTTATAttcggaggaaaaaaaaaacaacgtctTTAAGGTCGGGTGTGCCCGGCGGAGCTGCTTGGAGAAGCCCTCTGGCTGGGGTCCGGGAAGAACGCTGACTGGTCTGAGAACAGCTGCGACTGACGATTTGATTGACAGATTGACGGAGGTGGCTTTACGTGGCGCCAGCACGTAAACAAACAGACTAACACCGCGGGCTAACAGCCCGCTAGCTAGCTTTGAGCTTCATCACAACCGGATGAAACTTcggacatttcttttttttttttttttttttttttattttattaaatgacGATAAACTtcagaataataattaaaaaaaaaaaaaactgaaaatattcaacGAATGTTTAAGTTCAGAGTGGccaatattaaaaaagaaataatttaatcaaCTACTTCATTTGAATGGTCTAATTTTAATATAGGCCagtgttttgacttgtcatagcaggataACAGGGTATCAACAGattaagttattaaaaaatctttaatttacaaagggttttttttttcctagccTGCTATAAGGaataatgttattaaatatttgagTATCTAATTTACCTTTTTACATTACctattttttgattaattaatccATCCATTCTACTGTCCATTTCTGCTGCTTATGCAGATCCAGGTGTGATTAAGTAACGAGATTATTAGGAATTATTGCGTCCTGCTTGGAAGTATATTTTTTGgccaaaaatgtgatataaatgttaATGAATTCATGGACGTAGTAAATAATGCTAGGCTTTATCATCCATACTGGTTTACATTGATATCATTCATACTTTGCCCCCCCCCAAGCACCCAAAATAATCAGTTATTTCAGGTTTAAGAGCTAATTCCTCTGGCCAAGCCACTGGCAGTTGACTGTATACCTTTGACCTCCAGGTTTGACCCGGGCTTGGGTCGCTGTTGGAGTTGTGGTGTCTCTGGTGGATTATGCTGCCGCATTTTTACTGGAGTGATGGGTCCACCTAGTGCAGCAGGTAGAAGAAGCGCTGAGTAGTTCCTTTTGTAACACCtgttaacaaattaaaaaaaaaaaaaaaagttgttcagGTTATTGTCTGTAAAGCAGGGAGTGCCAAATGTGCCAcagagaacttttttttccaaccaaacaCCTACAGTAGACACCTGTTGCAACAAACACGTTGATTATCTGAGTAAGCTGCTATGAAAATCATCAGTGGGTGGTACAAGATACAACTCATTAAACCCTCTTCTTGGAACAGCCTGGTGGGCTTTGGTTAGAATGAAAAAATGGGTCGTGGTTACCTACACCAGGGGTCTTCctcaaaaaaaacatgattattgGAACCCAGGTGTCACCCCCAAACATGTGGTACTGAAGTGACGAGAGCTGTTCCCAGCAGTTATCCTGCCTCGTGAAACAGGTCCCTGTTTTAGGGAAAACAGTCTGCactacaaataataatgattacaATGGGGGAGCCTTTATAAAAAATTGGTCCCTTCCTGAAGTccagaatttaaataaaacaaaaagacacaggaTAAGATAAGTTCCATCAGGATTGTATTACATGGATAGCACTTTATACACGTCATAACATCAACGGATAAAGCAAAATGGATCTTCTGAACaataaattgcttgttttattcgTCTTTGCTGCAAATCGTCCAAAGCTAAAACATAtttaactagaatggcactcagacctctgccaaggccagtgtcaaacaacatgcaCAGGACTTAAGATAAAAAAGAATTGAAAATTCATAGTAAAATATCCAGATCTgtcccaaaatttaatggggtcttccctggcccatgccccatcgCTCCACCtagttcggtgcaaatcggttcagtgctttttgcgtaatcctgctgacaaataaagaaaccaGCAAACAGACACGGCCGagaacataacctccttggcgaaGGTAATTAGATGACAATTTTTCTATCTCGCTGCTCTTCGAatgcaaatatgaaatgaaaagatagCAGGTATTTAGATCGCATTACAGTGATATTGGAGTTTTTGATCTGAACAGACTTGATCACCTGCTGTGCCGTTTACCGTTGTGGACTTTGTGAACTGTACCATTTTCAGATTGGATCAACACATTTGTGATGTGAGAAAAACAACGTTTGTTTTCAGTGGGAATTTCCAGGGGGGTGAGGGGATTGAAATTGCCTGATCCAGATCCATCGGTTGTGTACATGTATGCTGCTTTATTATAAGATACAAATATTATCACAACTAGATTttgcatccttttttttgtcacattttaccACTGAACTGTGAAGGGCCACCATTTGATATCGATTCACAGTGTTGTATGTATCGGCCAGTAATTTAACAATGATTCGGAGCAGGCAGGTCAGAAAACTGTATGTTAAACTCACACAGTAAATACATCACTGTTCAAATGAGTGAGATATTGTGGTGTCCTTTGTTGTTCTTTAGCAATGTTTTACTGCTGTGGTTTTAAACATACTCTATCAAAGCATAACACATGCACAGTAGATTTCTAGTTAAGATTGTGGCATTAAAAATTAACACACAGATTGAATCTGAAATGCATACTGAAAGGTTTATGGTTAACATAAAATGTCTCATATCAAAAGCACTTGAGTCATCTGAGACCTGACCTGcttatacagtatttgctttgcactgagaaataaaatttgattCAACAAGCCTGGTACAGATACTTTCAAGTTCTAGTCATGAGATATTCAACAGAGTTATTCCGGGTCGAAGGCTGAATGCTCTCTGAATCCTTTTGAAAAATCTACTTGACAGGGAGGGTGGATGGAGCATGAGAGGCCACATTCGAAGGGCTTTATACAAGTGCTGTGATGGCTCAGTTGGCTATGGGAGCTTTATTACACGGTATCCTCTGACTTCGATCCAAAATGAGTAATAATTATTCTAAAATCAAAATTAACATTGAATGGTCAGCTGTATCACTAAATCAAGCCAAAACAGGGGATTCATAAATGCCACTTTTTCGTTCAACAAATGTTGTAATTGTGACTGCGGTTTAGTACTGCCACAGGTCGGCACATAATCTTTGCTTGAATCTGGATCCCAGTTCACTTTAAGTTAACGAGAAGAACGATGAATGCCGAACGACCAATAATTCTTATTTTCAGGTCACTGTCAGACAAATTAACATAGTAAACGAGATGAATTAAATTGCTTATTTTTGAAACTGAGTCCAAAAGAAAGGTCAAAAGCTGGACCGTCACAACATGGCAACTAAGTTTTTAGTTAAGATCAATTTGCCTCCAGGAATTTTCCTTTGACGTAAACATCTTTTTTCACCTCCgagaatgaaaatatttttctatagATATTACGCTGTGGTATGATATGCTCCTCATGTTTCTAGTCATTTCatcactgtaaaataataatcttCTCTAATAACACTTGTCTTTTAACCGCTGAATAGTTACAAGACTAATAGGCAACAAGACAAACATAGCTTTGCAGTTGGTCCATATCTTAATTTGTGATTAACTCTAACTGTCCTACAGAAAGTAACTAATGTATCACTGGAGTGAATAATCTTACCCCATATTTTTATTACTAGGAAAATATGGAAGCATTGCatataaaaaatggaaaaacacaaaagaacaaTACCATTATATCAGCGGCTGTGACGTAGGTCTATTTCTTTCAGGATCAGTTTCAATGCATAACTGCTGTTTGTGGTAGAGTTGGGATTTTTAGAGCTTTATCTTTGTAGAGCTCTTAGATCTGTAAAGTCACAACTTTAATGAAAACCAACCAGTCGTTTCCCAGAAAACATCTCCAGGAAAATAACTAACGTTAGCTCCAACTCAAAATATCTGTATCTGTCCCACATCTGCAAAAGTTGGATGCGAGGAAAGGCTCCAACTTTTGTCGGTGTCATTACATACAGTTTTAAAGGCTACAAATAACTGGGCTGAACACCAGAGAAGCTAAACTTACATGCCAAATGATGAGTATACCTTTAAGTTTGGATTCTGTTCATTGACTTTGTTTGAGTGACCTTAAATAACATttccaaataaaagaaaagcataGTAAAgacatcttaaaaataaaattgtcgAAAAGTCAAACACAACTCCCCATGTTGACAGTCCACGGTGTATCCAATGGCTTTAAACCCTACATGACATGTTAGAAAGAACTCACATAGGAATAGAAAGCCATAAGACACAGTTGCGGTTTGATTTGGaagacagtgacacaaaatcTGTAAGTCAGAGGCAGTTTGAGAAATCCTGCAGTTAGAGCTGAAAGCTTAAaaacaaagggggaaaaaataggGGCAGGTTGCAGACAGCATTCAGGATTTAAAACTCACATCCGCATGAATAATTAACCAAAGAAACTGAAAGTATTCATCTGAGGCCCAGGGGAGTAGAATGAAACTGTCTTGTGAGTCTTTAGACAGTAGTATTGTATTTCTCACAGCACAATCCCAAATAAATCGACCTCTATCCGATGCTTAAATCTAACGGCAATATCCTGCAAGCTGTTCAGTTCCTTAAGGGGTATGTAGAATAAtctttgattaaaaatgcagttttaaatcaGTGTCTACAGGGAAAAGGTACAATGTTAATCAAAAGGATTTTGTTTCTGAATTTAAAACAGATTACGTAAAACTCTTTCTATATTCTGTAGCAACCCCCTACTTGACTTCCTCAAGCACAAAGGAGATCATTACCTCAGCATTTTTATTCAACCACTGAGCACAGAAAGCTTAgcagtttttattaataatatcaaaaatatttttgtagaTATACAGTTAACATTTTCCTGCAGTAGCCGATATGCCTCTTAAATCGAAGCCCTCATGCTGATGAGTTGTGCATCATTAATGCAAAGAAACACTACTATTATGCTCGATTGATTTCGTTATAGGTTTATTCACGCTCCCATGACTCTTTAACCTTAaagaagtcaaaaaaaaaaaaaaaaaattgtaacttCAATTTATTCAGAGTCTTTTCCATCAATTGAACTCAAATAGCCAACTATTTACAGCAATGTTAAGCACCAAACTGTTGGAAGTCCTTTGGACCATTTTCAACCCCTCAGTGAGTAGAGACTCAGCACTCGAGCTGTGCAGGCCAAATCTGCTCACCCAGATGTCTGCTCAGAAAACAGTAGCctttataaaaacatgaaaaaatctTGTGGACAGAGAGGAAACGGGCTACTATAGAGGACAGAGGAGGCATTTGTTGACATTGTATCAAGTGCAACGCTGAGGTATTTGAGGCACAGAGGGGCCAGGTATTTGTCAGTCAGTGTTCCTTGTGCTTTCACTGTCTCCAACTCAAACAACAAAAGCCCCATTGAgacagcctctttttttttctctgaacaaGCACACAAAGCTTCCTGTACTAGGCTGCAACTGTCCAGTACTGAGAAAACCAATTCTAGCCATCTTTTTATGCACCTGTTTCAAGTAATTCTGGCAGTGCAAGGGAGTAAAGCACTTTGTTAGGTAGTTTCCCATCTTTTCTCATAGCTTACATTTCacctcgattttttttttttttttttaattcagtcacTTAGTTCCAACATGTCTTGACTTCTATCATAAGACATCCTAACTTTATtctaaagagacagacacacgAAGCCGGGCAGGATTTTTTGGGGTAGTCAGACTAACCAAAAATCAAACTGTTTACACGGTTAGATTAATATCTCATTGGCCTCATATATGCTGGATATTCACGACCTCTGACAGAGAATATTTCCAAATGATTGAGGGAAAGTGTTTACTCAATCAGCCTTTTCGAGGTTTGAAAAAAGACCACTGGCACTGAGCTATGGGGAGCCTGTGCTCATGCATGTCTCAGCATAAATTAGTAAAGCCCATGTGTCAGACTCTGTCCAGACAAGAAGGTGAATCTGAGCCACAGGGAGGATTAGCTTTAATCCCTAAACATTGTCCATGGTCCCTCTCTGCTGGGAGCCAACTCAGGCAATCGTCAGTGGCCAGATGTTTTTAATGGCTTTAGATTACAGCCATGTTTAATATATTTGAATacattcatcttttcttttggCAGAAAGATATGAGCAGTGTGGAAATTTTCCCTAAGAAATTGTAGATACAAAGCTGTAAGCTTCAATATTGCAAAGGACTAATATCCCCCTGTATGATAATTAGACACTGGTTTTGAAtataaagataaagatgaagATAAAGGGTTGGCACCTGATTTCTTATCCTATCCAGTACTCTTTATTCATATATTAAAACACAGCTAAGCACCTTCCACTGGCACTCTagacaaacacaacacattaaaacactgcatACAACACTCCAGAGCACCATTGAAGTTGCTTCTTATCCTCATTGTCAGtcttgatgaaaacaaaaagctattTTGAGCAGGACACTCTACACTTCTGAAAGTAACAGTGACGTGCATTTAGGGCCGGATGCATTCTTATGCTATAAATCTGACTCTtacctccttcttcctctcctgcgTCCCTCTCTGGAACCAGTATAGCATCCCCTCAGCCTAATACTGTATGAGGAGACAATGGGTAGTGGGGGGGAGGAGTTACTAT includes:
- the lemd1 gene encoding LEM domain-containing protein 1 isoform X7 is translated as MPVFVEDPARLSKSKLRSELVAHNVELPPARSKKEVYVELHLKHVDRKRAADFSSDEEDQVQDVTDKGENPEDAEMPDPSGLTDDDLKAALLEYGEKAGPIVASTRALYEKRLSRLLQSEGHDKLNGAEKGILYSDSEEEEENGEEEDAESGTEEGKQETVEQSDQAQQESSQVEMYFQNGGFAYPQCFLPSSRLRARASRNREPSPKWNLGSASKSSERSLSRCSQIPSGISGASCVDQRLGSGLPQEPVKNTFKEMFPDAETTPTGIYATRRRPIKGAAGRPVQYAYPDTPVSPTTLERREVERRLVPIQIQILVFLIVACLLYLIYVCVDDNSFSPFAALLDSLNQGSDILRGAFDSD